TAAATATCAGACGGTTTCTTTCTTAAGAGAGAAAAAGGCGCCTGGCTAAAGACGCATAGGATGCTGATACCATGGGACAGAATCTGATTGACAACCTTCAAAAACCATTCCCAGGCGCCCCTCAACAGGCTCAACAAATATATCATTTCAGACTAGGTAATCTCGCAAAAGAGCCGCCGCGCCTTTACGCCACTCTCATATCAAGTACTCGGGACGGAACTTCCTATCGCCGATCCAACTACTCCCAAAAACAGGTTCTACGAGGTGGTGATTCATATATAGCAACATATACCAGCGAACAGAAAGGCTTGCGAGCTGTAGTGCGAACAAAGCTTGGCCGAatgttgacgacgatgatggcatACCTTGAGGGAAAACACGACggtattatatagtttatcACTTTGGGAGAACTTTGAAGAGTTTAGGATAGTTTAGGATAATATAATATGAGCTTAGGATGCCCTTTGAGTAGTTCAGTGTCGCCCCTGCCTCAAGGCCCCAAGTCTGTTCACAGAATGAGGCACGTTATACATTAGGACAGACACCTATGGGGAAAATAGTACATTGTGACTCTCGTTGGAGTAGATGATGGGAAATATGTTAATAAAGCCGGGGCATCTGACCTCCTAAGGGAAACACTACTAAACGACTTTCCACAATCCCTCAAACACTTATCTTCCTGGAGCGCAAGATGAGACCATATAGTCCGAGCGCTTTTATGTCCAGGGGCTCACTGGATGTCATGATTTTGTCAGAAGTGTACCAGTGGAATGTACAGGGAAAGTCACTTACAAGAGGCATGGCAAGTACGTCTTGTCCCTTAACACTGAACATTGGACTGGCAACAAGCGGTGTGGATAACACCAGTGCCACTAGCAACGGCGCAGAACTTTGGATGCGATGCAGGGCACTGGTTGTTGGCGGGAGTCTCGATGCACTGCTGCTGAGCTGCGGCGACAGAGGCCATGGCGAAGATAGcgaggatggtgttgatgttgaattACATTTTGAAAAAGAGTCTTGGAGTAGATTTAAGTGTTTGGTTATTGGATAGTGATGAAGACGGTCAGAAGCAAGTCATGTAAGACGACAAAGTCAGAGCTTTTATACCTTAGAATGAGTTGCCATCAGATCATCTGAGTGTGATTATCTCGATGTTACTTGCCATATTAATCTGCATATCTCTAGAGTCAAACGACTGACGTACAGAACAGGTAGACTTGACCGTTCAATTGTGGCCTACCCCTCACTGAGAACCTGACTTTTATTCCCGGCGTTACATTGCATCCCGTATCGAAATCTGTATCCAGCGGGAAAAACCGTCGGCAGTAGTATTTATGCCAGGGCAAAGAATACAGGGACCATGATACAGCGGATATGTTCTTTCCCGGTGGCTGTATTAGCCTGATACTGGCTATTTCATCAAACACAACATAAATCCCGTCGGTGTTTTCAAGAAGGGTATTTGGCTGTAACGTTGGCCTTGATTTTGCATATACTCGCTGCGCCTCCTTCCTTATTTGGGCGCTGATTGACACTCTAATGCTTGTAGCTTAATTCATGTATATAGTGAACCTCGTTTAGTAAACGAAGTTGTGGATCTATTGACCAAGATACGCCTCGACGAGACCCATTGTACTCGTACTATTCCTGTGAACCTTGACAACACTGAACCTAGAATCAGCTTCTTTGAGCAAATTTTCAAAATCGCCCCTAGTTCGTTCCTTCGACCCAGCGACCACGAACATACACATATCGCACTGCCGCGATAAATGTTCCTGATACTTTGAAACCTCATTCAGCTCTGGCAAGACTTCCTCGTTGATAAGAAGAGGAGTTCCAGGTTTGCACTTTTCAAGTGCGGGGACAAGAGCTCGAAGGATCTTAATGCAGTCTTCATCCCTCCAGTTATGAAGGCACTGACGCATGAAAAAGGCGCTTGCATCGGTGATGGGCTGATCCTTGAAGAAATCGTGTTGCATGAAAGAGACTCGATCTGCAATCTCAGATGGTAACTTTGCTTTTCCATCATCGAGAGCTTCAATGCTAACGTCTTGAACGACAAAGGTCAGATCGGGGAATACGGCTGCCAGGTCCATAGAAACATGTCCGCTTGCACCACCGACATCGACAACCTTTCCAGGAGCCTCGAGCTTGCCCCACTGGAATCCATCGCGAAGTGCAGAGATTGAGCGATCCATTTGGGTCAACGCAGCCATAGCCTTTGCGAAGTTGAGCCCCTTCTCAGGGTTCTCGGCGTAGAATTGATACGGCGGCTTGCCATGACGCGTACAAAACGGCGAATCGGCCTCGGCAGATCCGTTCAGATCATTTTGGACGAATTTAGCAGAGTCAGAGGCTGCTTTGAACATTTCGTCGAATTGCATCCACAGAATAGCTTCCATGTCGCTGTCCCGTGCGATGAGAGCAGAGCTTGCGGTGTGAGTGAATATATCTGGCTCGACTTCCTCAAAGACGCGTTGGGTTGCAAGATGCTTGATCACTCTGCGACAGCGATCCTTGTCGATGCCAGCTTTGGAAGCTAGGTCGGCAATACTGATCTTGCCGCCAAGAGGAACATGTctgaagatcttgaagtGAAGTGCAACTTGGTATGCTGCAAGAGTATAGTGCGACATGAAGAAGGAGCGGTATTCATTTGCTGGGCCGTTGACTAGACGGAGGAGGTCTTGTGCTGCATCGTTGAGCTGGATCCTGACGGAATGTGTATCGGTATCACCCTGAATAGCCTTGCTGTCTTGATCGAAGGACGGTTCTTGCTGTTTGGTGTACTGCAAGTGTTTCACGATAGTCTCGGTGGCCTTCTGGACAGTCTGTGCTAACCGTAAGAGGTTTGAGTGTTTTGTCGAACCCATTTTCAAAGACTAATCGTAGGATACTAGGTAATTTCTAAGATATGGTACAAGGGGCAATTCAATCATAGAGCAGTCCGATAGATTCTTTTTTCGTGCCAAGTCTCCCATAGCCATATATACCTTTTCAACAACCTAGTATCTTCACTCCTCGTTATACTTCTGAAAGATAATGTCGCTGACAATCTGGTGTCAGAGTCTTATCCACCGTGTGATAAAAAGATACCGAACTTGCATATCAACAACCCTTCCACACCTTTCCATGCAGCCACGATCACCATGTTTTCTACACAGCCTGTTTAGATCTCTGGTCTTCGGGTCCCGAACATAAGCGGAAAGTCCCGTCACCCAATTATGTTCAATCACACTTGTCTCGGCGCCATAATAATCAATCTCACTGTGCATAAGATCTACAAATCTACCATTCTATTGGCTGACACGCAACGGGCTTATCGAAAATCGGTGGTAGCTCAGCCGCAGTGACACTCCTGCTCGCGAACATCGCGCTCTTGTCAAACGCGAGAAACCCTGTACCTTCATAGCACCCAACATACTCGGCATCAATCTCGTCTCCTTTTATGATGCCGAGATCGACCCAGAGGAGGATGTTGCCGCCTTGCATTACGCCGCCGGGCCCATATGCTGACATGAAGTTACGTCGCAGCTTGACGTGGCCTTTGTCCCATCGGCCCATGTGCTCCATCTTGGAAAGATCGGTCCAGTACAGAATCTGGGCTTGGCGTATGTAGTCGAGGCCTGGAAATATGCCACCATTTGGTGTGCCATTAGTTGTTGTACCGTTTGTTGCTCCAAGTGACTTCTCTCCTGCAAAGGCATGGCATGCCCTTGCTGACACCATTCCTTTCTCCATGCCTGCTGTCACAACCTTGGTGACCCATTCCTTAGTAAGGCTATCGAAATTTTCGTCCCAGTACTCTCGCTCCTTTTCCTTCATAGCGCTGTAGTCTTGTCCCTCAATAACAATGCAGAGGTTGTTCGGGAACTTGGTGATCTGAACTCTTCCAGCACGGATCTTATCTGTCATGGACTTTGCGGGCTGCCAGGTGTTCGAAGGAGAACTGAAGGTGTCACCTTCAAAGTCAGGCGTCATACGAGAACGGTATGCTCCCCAATACCCAGTCTTCTCAGTAAGAGGCGTAAGTTCTCCGCAGTGACCAAACCCTACCGGATCCTTGCCTGTTGACTCATGCATAGATCTAGTCGCAGGAAGACAAAGCGACTCCCTCCAGAAACCAGCGTCATCTGGAAGTGATCCCCAAAAGCTTTTTGTCGAGTCGCTTTCCCACCATGACTTGAAGGTCTGAGGTGAGGTCCAGTAACTCATCCAGACTCTGGAGGGGATGTTATTCTGTTCTAGGCGCTCCACAGGGACACTAGAATCTTTAATGAGATTGTCGAACTTTTCGATGAGCTCGAGCTTATCGGTGCTTGGAGTGTCGGCATGGTATTGACATCCAAAGATGGCCAGGGTAAAGTGGTGAGCAGAAGAAAAGCGCGTACGAAGCATGTTGATAGCAATTAGTAAGATAACAATCGAATAAAGTTAAATGGATTCTATCAAGAGGACACTAGATTATAGTGAGTTTATATATCAGAAATTCCAT
Above is a window of Fusarium oxysporum Fo47 chromosome XII, complete sequence DNA encoding:
- a CDS encoding S-adenosyl-L-methionine-dependent methyltransferase, which translates into the protein MGSTKHSNLLRLAQTVQKATETIVKHLQYTKQQEPSFDQDSKAIQGDTDTHSVRIQLNDAAQDLLRLVNGPANEYRSFFMSHYTLAAYQVALHFKIFRHVPLGGKISIADLASKAGIDKDRCRRVIKHLATQRVFEEVEPDIFTHTASSALIARDSDMEAILWMQFDEMFKAASDSAKFVQNDLNGSAEADSPFCTRHGKPPYQFYAENPEKGLNFAKAMAALTQMDRSISALRDGFQWGKLEAPGKVVDVGGASGHVSMDLAAVFPDLTFVVQDVSIEALDDGKAKLPSEIADRVSFMQHDFFKDQPITDASAFFMRQCLHNWRDEDCIKILRALVPALEKCKPGTPLLINEEVLPELNEVSKYQEHLSRQCDMCMFVVAGSKERTRGDFENLLKEADSRFSVVKVHRNSTSTMGLVEAYLGQ
- a CDS encoding heme-containing dehydratase protein, producing MLRTRFSSAHHFTLAIFGCQYHADTPSTDKLELIEKFDNLIKDSSVPVERLEQNNIPSRVWMSYWTSPQTFKSWWESDSTKSFWGSLPDDAGFWRESLCLPATRSMHESTGKDPVGFGHCGELTPLTEKTGYWGAYRSRMTPDFEGDTFSSPSNTWQPAKSMTDKIRAGRVQITKFPNNLCIVIEGQDYSAMKEKEREYWDENFDSLTKEWVTKVVTAGMEKGMVSARACHAFAGEKSLGATNGTTTNGTPNGGIFPGLDYIRQAQILYWTDLSKMEHMGRWDKGHVKLRRNFMSAYGPGGVMQGGNILLWVDLGIIKGDEIDAEYVGCYEGTGFLAFDKSAMFASRSVTAAELPPIFDKPVACQPIEW